In Arachis stenosperma cultivar V10309 chromosome 1, arast.V10309.gnm1.PFL2, whole genome shotgun sequence, one DNA window encodes the following:
- the LOC130974060 gene encoding uncharacterized protein LOC130974060 encodes MSDLKSLILSKLGVTQAREIGRVAYRLPAPMGNGVFRFRLFRLHGDEHVRLMFDIHGRIMCEQVMELAAEVGHGGSGSSAQDTYVQDDRPLAPPPIHVAISENEVEEDEFVPETPTGAVPRHVLPPPHPIPTLSAVLSHYHSLDLDAMYERIPVSDTCGVDYNLDGIVEFRVGYRFRSREAVLQGVKNYSIRRSVEYRVIESDRLKYHVQCRQADSGCQ; translated from the exons ATGTCGGATTTGAAGAGTTTGATATTAAGCAAGCTTGGGGTGACACAAGCGAGAGAAATCGGAAGGGTGGCGTATAGGTTGCCGGCACCTATGGGAAATGGAGTCTTCCGGTTTCGGCTATTTCGACTTCACGGGGATGAGCATGTGCGACTGATGTTCGACATTCACGGGAGGATCATGTGTGAACAGGTAATGGAGCTGGCCGCCGAGGTGGGTCACGGTGGTAGTGGGAGTTCCGCACAAGACACGTATGTGCAGGACGACCGACCTCTCGCACCACCGCCCATTCATGTCGCAATTTCGGAGAATGAGGTAGAGGAGG ATGAGTTTGTGCCGGAGACACCTACAGGGGCTGTGCCGCGCCATGTGCTGCCTCCACCTCACCCGATTCCGACACTATCGGCTGTGCTAAGTCACTATCACAGTCTAGATCTGGACGCCATGTATGAGAGGATCCCGGTTTCTGACACCTGTGGAGTAGATTACAACCTAGACGGCATTGTGGAGTTTCGGGTCGGATATAGGTTCAGAAGCCGAGAGGCGGTGCTTCAAGGTGTGAAGAACTACAGTATTCGCAGGAGTGTTGAGTACCGAGTGATCGAGTCTGACCGGTTAAAGTACCATGTGCAGTGTCGTCAAGCCGACAGTGGGTGTCAATGA
- the LOC130972701 gene encoding THO complex subunit 3, whose protein sequence is MDEKIPFKNLHSREYSGHKKKVHSVAWNCIGTKLASGSVDQTARIWHIEPHGHGKVKDIELKGHTDSVDQLCWDPKHADLIATASGDKTVRLWDARSGKCSQQAELSGENINITYKPDGTHVAVGNRDDELTILDVRKFKPIHRRKFNYEVNEIAWNMTGEMFFLTTGNGTVEVLSYPSLRPLDTLMAHTAGCYCIAIDPVGRYFAVGSADSLVSLWDISEMMCVHTFTKLEWPVRTISFNYTGDLIASASEDLFIDISNVQTGRTVHQIPCRAAMNSVEWNPKYNLLAYAGDDKNKYQADEGVFRIFGFENA, encoded by the exons ATGGACGAAAAAATCCCCTTCAAGAATCTGCATAGCAGGGAGTACTCTGGTCACAAGAAGAAG GTGCACTCTGTGGCATGGAACTGCATTGGAACAAAACTCGCTTCTGGCTCTGTTGATCAAACTGCTCGAATCTGGCATATTGAGCCACATGGCCAT GGTAAGGTCAAAGATATCGAATTGAAGGGTCACACTGATAGTGTGGATCAGCTATGTTGGGACCCCAAACATGCTGATCTGATTGCAACTGCATCGGGTGACAAGACCGTTCGTTTGTGGGATGCTCGTA GTGGAAAATGCTCACAACAGGCAGAACTTAGTGGGGAGAACATCAATATTACCTACAAACCTGATGGGACTCATGTAGCTGTAGGCAATAGG GATGATGAGTTAACAATATTGGATGTCCGGAAGTTCAAACCAATTCATAGGCGGAAGTTCAATTACGAG GTAAATGAGATTGCTTGGAACATGACAGGAGAGATGTTCTTTCTAACAACAGGAAATG GGACTGTGGAAGTACTGTCTTATCCATCTCTTCGACCTCTTGATACCCTCATGGCTCATACAGCTGGTTGTTATTGCATCGCAATCGACCCAGTAGGAAG ATATTTTGCTGTTGGAAGTGCTGATTCCCTTGTTAGCTTGTGGGATATCTCAGAGATGATGTGTGTTCATACATTCACAAAGCTCGA ATGGCCTGTTCGGACAATCAGTTTCAATTATACTGGGGATTTGATTGCTTCTGCGAGTGAAGACTTATTTATCGATATT TCGAATGTCCAAACTGGACGAACTGTGCATCAGATTCCTTGTAGAGCTGCCATGAACAGTGTTGAGTGGAACCCTAAATATAATTTACTGGCTTATGCTGGTGATGACAAAAACAAGTATCAGGCTGATGAAG GTGTTTTCCGAATTTTCGGCTTTGAAAATGCATAA
- the LOC130944428 gene encoding uncharacterized protein LOC130944428, with product MAETKKDTHIVEIPVDQEHQNNHKILSCITSNIAEAIEDHPLTEISDSPGHLLLLKLWQRQETLFAARIARKETKLSSLKSELFTLSSFFFIFHFLFLTLLFTSSANSPQKNGASCCTKWWLPSTVSLCTSMVFLVMVHAKLRRYWKVWEELQGERGDGRALSRCIQELRMKGASFDLSKESSWNGNGVKRMKSSSVEIKWRPVSWCCRNSLTVCIFCFTGFVFPASKLLLCGF from the coding sequence ATGGCGGAAACAAAGAAAGACACTCACATTGTAGAAATCCCGGTGGACCAAGAACACCAAAACAACCACAAGATCCTCTCATGCATCACCTCCAACATCGCCGAAGCAATCGAAGACCACCCTCTGACCGAGATCTCCGACAGCCCCGGTCACCTCCTTCTCCTGAAGCTCTGGCAGAGACAAGAGACTCTCTTCGCTGCCCGAATTGCCCGAAAGGAAACAAAACTAAGCTCTCTAAAATCCGAACTCTTCACACTCTCCtcattcttcttcatcttccacttcctcttccTAACACTCCTGTTCACATCATCTGCCAATTCACCCCAAAAGAACGGCGCTTCGTGCTGCACCAAGTGGTGGCTACCGTCTACGGTTTCTCTCTGCACTTCAATGGTGTTTCTTGTGATGGTTCATGCGAAATTGCGAAGATACTGGAAGGTGTGGGAGGAATTACAAGGGGAGAGGGGTGATGGGAGGGCACTGAGTAGGTGCATTCAAGAACTGAGGATGAAAGGGGCGAGTTTCGATCTGTCGAAGGAGTCGAGTTGGAATGGGAATGGGGTGAAGAGGATGAAGAGTTCAAGCGTTGAGATCAAGTGGCGGCCGGTTAGTTGGTGTTGCCGGAATTCGCTAACTGTTTGCATTTTTTGTTTTACTGGTTTTGTGTTCCCTGCTTCCAAGCTTCTTCTTTGTGGCTTCTGA